The genomic interval TTCAGCACCCTGGAAGGGATTAGAAAATGGCCTTCACCAATTCCAAGATACTGCGCTGCATATCGGGATCATCGGTAATCGGACGAGCAATCGCCACATCGCAGGCTCGATCGGTCGCCACACCTTGCCGTATCAATGTCCCGGCATAGATCAGCAATCTGGTGCTAACCCCTTCTTCCAAGCCATGATTCTTGAGGTTTCGTACCTTGCCGCCGAGCTTTACCAGACTGGCAGCAAGATCACGGCTGATCCCTGCTTCCCGTTCGACGACCGTGGTTTCGACGTCGGGCGCCGGATAGTCGAACTCGATCGCCATAAAGCGCTGCTTCGTGCTTTGCTTCAAATCCTTGAGCACGCTCTGATAACCGGGGTTGTAAGAAATGACGAGCAGGAAGTCGTCTGCTGCTTCAAGAATCTGGCCTTTCTTCTCGATCGGCAACAGGCGGCGATCGTCGCTCAGCGGGTGGATAATGACCGTCGTATCCTTCCGCGCCTCGACGATTTCGTCCAAATAGACGATCGCGCCATGTTTCACGCCGAGCGTGAGCGGCCCATCGACCCACACCGTCTCTTGGCCCTTCAGCAAATATCTCCCCACGAGATCGGAAGCGGTGAGATCTTCGTGACAGGCTACCGTAATCAAGGGACGACCGAGCTTGTAGGCCATATGCTGAACGAATCGGGTCTTGCCGCAGCCGGTCGGCCCCTTGAGCATGACCGGCATCTTGCTGTTCGCCGCAATCGTGAACAGTCCGATCTCGCCACGGACCTCCGCGTAGAACGGCTCCCGCTCGATTCGATATTGCCCCACGTCGACTTCGCGTCCCTGCTGACTCATGACTCTTGCCTTTTGTAGATGTTCAACCAGCTTCGTGCTGCGGTAGGGCACGATAAACGGAACCGAGGCTGAAGATCAAGCGATCCGGCAGGGATATCAGAACTCTGACAAGCAGACAGCTTTCCGATTTCTCACGTCTATCATAGAGGGAGTGGCCAATGCTGTGCTTTTACTATTCTCTCAGATCTCGCAGCCAGGGCAATCCTGACTGCGGCCGTCGAACGAGCACTGTTTCATCGTGCGCGTTCCGGGAGCAAAGGGATGCCCTGGCTACGAGACCACCCCCTTGCTTAGGCGGCTTTTACACCGTCGAGTATTTCCCGCACCTTTTGCGCCAACACGTGCGGGGAGAAGGGCTTGGGCAGGAACCCCGTCTCTCGGCTTACGCCGCCCTGGTCGAACACCGGATGGTCCGGGTACCCCGACATGTAGAGCACTTTAATTCCCGGACGAACAGTGAGGAGCTTCTCTGCGACTTCGGGGCCGCTCATCTGTGGCATCACGACATCCGTCAACAACAGATGGATGGGCCCCACGTATTTGGTGCTGGTGAGGAGGGCTTCGATACCGTGACGCGCCTCCAGTACCGTATAGCCATGCAGCCGCAATGTTTCGTGTACCAGCCCCCGAACCGCCGGTTCGTCTTCGACCAAGAGAATCGTTTCGCGGCCACGCGCCGGATCGATCGTTTCGGTCGCCCCCGCTGCCCCCGGCGCCTCGGCCTCGACCCGTGGGAAGTAGATCCGGAAGGTCGTGCCCTTGGCAGGAGCACTCTCCACCATAATGCTCCCCCCGCTCTGCTTGACGATGCCATAGACGGTTGAGAGTCCTAGTCCTGTCCCTTTTCCCTGCTCCTTCGTCGTGAAAAACGGCTCGAACAGGTGAGACCGAGTCTCGGCATCCATTCCATGACCGGTATCGCGAACCAACAGCAGCACATAGGATCCCGGCTCGACCCCGACGGCATCCAGGCGCGCCCCTTTACCGATCGTCACATTTTTGGTTTGAATCGTCAGCCGCCCGCCCTTAGGCATCGCATCGCGCGCATTGACCACCAGATTCATAATGACCTGCTCGACCTGTCCGGGATCCGCCTTGATGGCGCCAGCTGAGGAGTCGAGTTCCGTGCAGAGTTCGACGATATCCTCACCGATGAGACGCCGCAACATGCCATCCATGTTGGCCACGAGGGCGTTGAGATCCAGCACTTTCGCCGCAATAAACTGACGGCGGCTGAACGCCAGCAATTGACGAGTCAGCCCGGATGCCCGGTCGGCCGCTTTCTTGATCTCCTCCATATCTTTCCGCATGGCATCGGTGGGTCCCAGCCGGCCAAGCAGCAACTCGCTGTACCCTCGAATCACGGTGAGGAGATTGTTAAAATCGTGCGCGACGCCGCCGGCCAATCGCCCGACGGCTTCCATTTTCTGGGCTTGGCGCAATTGGGCTTCGGTTTCCCGAAGCACCCCTTCCGTTCGAGCCCGCTCTCCGAACTGGCCGATCTTGAGGCCGATGTCTTCCACCATTCGCAACAACTCGTCATCGGGCTGCCGGACCTGACGGCTGAAGAGTTCGATGACACCCTCGATCTCACTTCCGATGAGCACAGGAAATCCAAACGCCCCATGGAGCCCAGCCTCCTGAGCCTGCACGCCACGAGGAAAATTCGTATCCAGCGCAACGTCTGTCACCCAGGCCGACTTGCCGCTGGCCCAAATACGCCCGGGCAAGCCTTCTTCCCGAAGAAATACCTGCTGCCAGGTCACCATCGTAAACGGATCGGCTTGCACAGATGACGACTTCCACTGATCGAGGCAGCGCAACAACCCAGCTGCCTTATCCACCCGCCAGAAGACGCCCAGATCCCATTCCAAGCTCTCCCCAACCGCCTGAATAATTTTCGGGACCGCCTCTTCCAGGGTCGTCGACTCGGACAGGACTCGCGTCACCGCATACTGAGATGCCAGGCGCCGTTCAGCCCGGCGGCGGTCGGTAATGTCCCGAATGAAGGCACTGAAAATATAGGCATCCCCGATCTTAGCCGGAGACACCGCCAGCTCGACGGGAAGCTCCCA from Nitrospirota bacterium carries:
- a CDS encoding PAS domain S-box protein codes for the protein MKTSMALSFLDLRRYRWLPYLIIAMSLLALIAGARLIQFVESRLVVATGEELTLAAAEVAEKTDRMLFERQGDALMMARAFSLRASDPRYLSEYLKWMKTAYSPVYLWLAVTDSQGSIVAATESSLTGHDYSQAPWFLAARATRRLDVADVAAHETDSGVDAIALTAPILDSQGTFLGVVTTRVGIPFLEEVTTRTIRALEDRQGGGGRVEYQMVTQQGKVFVDSMVSSSENLNLKTMGLPSVLLSEAGDPGFIEEEHLRRHVPVVTGYAKTQGFGEFVGLGWTVLVRMDRQDILAPIHTFMWKAGIIAGVVWIPMLVLLLWSTARLRAEHRQAQQESAWAKAAETALLQSQERNRAIVDTALDGVITIDSTGIVTDWNAQATAIFGWSREEALGRALAETIIPERDRQAHERGIREFLRTGAGAILNRRIEIVAQHRNGWELPVELAVSPAKIGDAYIFSAFIRDITDRRRAERRLASQYAVTRVLSESTTLEEAVPKIIQAVGESLEWDLGVFWRVDKAAGLLRCLDQWKSSSVQADPFTMVTWQQVFLREEGLPGRIWASGKSAWVTDVALDTNFPRGVQAQEAGLHGAFGFPVLIGSEIEGVIELFSRQVRQPDDELLRMVEDIGLKIGQFGERARTEGVLRETEAQLRQAQKMEAVGRLAGGVAHDFNNLLTVIRGYSELLLGRLGPTDAMRKDMEEIKKAADRASGLTRQLLAFSRRQFIAAKVLDLNALVANMDGMLRRLIGEDIVELCTELDSSAGAIKADPGQVEQVIMNLVVNARDAMPKGGRLTIQTKNVTIGKGARLDAVGVEPGSYVLLLVRDTGHGMDAETRSHLFEPFFTTKEQGKGTGLGLSTVYGIVKQSGGSIMVESAPAKGTTFRIYFPRVEAEAPGAAGATETIDPARGRETILLVEDEPAVRGLVHETLRLHGYTVLEARHGIEALLTSTKYVGPIHLLLTDVVMPQMSGPEVAEKLLTVRPGIKVLYMSGYPDHPVFDQGGVSRETGFLPKPFSPHVLAQKVREILDGVKAA
- a CDS encoding CbbQ/NirQ/NorQ/GpvN family protein — translated: MSQQGREVDVGQYRIEREPFYAEVRGEIGLFTIAANSKMPVMLKGPTGCGKTRFVQHMAYKLGRPLITVACHEDLTASDLVGRYLLKGQETVWVDGPLTLGVKHGAIVYLDEIVEARKDTTVIIHPLSDDRRLLPIEKKGQILEAADDFLLVISYNPGYQSVLKDLKQSTKQRFMAIEFDYPAPDVETTVVEREAGISRDLAASLVKLGGKVRNLKNHGLEEGVSTRLLIYAGTLIRQGVATDRACDVAIARPITDDPDMQRSILELVKAIF